Below is a genomic region from Hylemonella gracilis.
AGCACCTGGCTGCGCAGGTCATTGGCCAGGCTGGCGTCACCGCGCGCCTGCTCCTCGATGACGCGTTCGATCAGGCTGGACGCGAAAGTGACGCCACTGGCCTTGACGGCCTGCAGGTCACAGGGTGCCAGCAACCAGGGGCGGCGCACGTCGCGCGCGCCGGGCAGGCTGTTGGCGAGCAGCTCGTCCACGCCGCAGAGTCGTTGTCCGGGCGTGCCGCGCACGGCTTGGGCCGGCTGGTCCACGTCCAGCAGCGTGCTCATGGTGGGGTAGGCGCGGCTGAGGTCGAACACACCGTCAGGCCGGATGGCCACGACGGCGGGACCAGCGCCCTTGCCTGGCACCCAGACACGGCCCACCAGGGTACCGGCCAGGCCGTCGTCGGGCAGGATGGACACGGGATCTTGCAATTTGGAAGTCAAAGTCATGGGGTCCTCAATGGTTGTGCCGCGGCGTGCGTTCCGCGATGCGCTGGAAATCCAGCGCGAAATCCAGCGTGGCGCCCTGATCCAGCTGGCCAGTTTTCTCCCGGTACAGGGCTTCCCAGGGCGAATGGCTGGGGGGTACCGGAGGCGCGGGCAGTTCTCGCTGACGGCGTGTGATTTCCTCGGGCGACACCAGTGCATCGCATCGCCCCTGATTGAGATCAACGCGGATCAAATCACCGCTTTGCAGCCAGCGCAGCCCCCCTCCCGCAGCGCTCTCGGGCGAGACGTTGAGGATGGACGGACTGTCCGAGGTGCCGGACTGGCGGCCATCGCCCAGGGTGGGCAGCGCGCTGATGCCACGCTGAATCAGCGCGTCGGGCGGTTGCATGTTGACGACTTCAGCCGAGCCCGGCCAGCCCAGCGGGCCCGCGCCGCGCATGACGAGGATGCAGTCTTCGTCGATGCCGAGCGCCGGGTCATTGATGCGCGCGTGGTAATCCTCGCCGCCTTCGAACACCACGGCACGTGCCTCGAACACCCCTTCCTGGCCGGGCCGGCTCAGGTAGCGAGCACGAAAGCGCTCGGAGATGACCGAGGTCTTCATGATGCCGAAGTCGAAGAGATTGCCGCGCAACACCAGGAAACCGGCCTTGTCGAGCAGCGGCTGATCAAAGGGCCGGATCACCTCGCGGTCACTCGCTTCGCGACCCGCCAGGTTGTCGGCCAAACGGCGTCCGGTGACGGTCAGGCAATCACCATGCAGACGCCCCGCCTGCATCAGCTCCCACATCAGCGCCGGCACACCGCCAGCCCGGAAGAAGCGTTCGCCCAGAAAGCGCCCCGCCGGCTGCATGTCGAGCAGCAGCGGCAGGTCGTAGGCGTGGGTGGTCCAGTCGTCCGGCTCCAGCCGAACCTGGGCATGGCGCGCCATGGCCATGATGTGGACCTGCGCATTGCTGGACCCACCCGCGCAGCTCACCACAGACAGCGCGTTGAGAAAGCTCTCGCGTGTGAGGATGCGCGAGGGACGCAGGTCTTCGTAGGCCATCTCGACGATGCGCCGCCCGGTTTCATAGGCCATCTGGCCGCGCTCGCGGTAAGGCGCGGGAATGGCCGAACAGCCCGTCAGCGACAGGCCCAGGGCCTCGGCCACGGCGTTCATGGTCGAGGCCGTGCCCATGGTGTTGCAGTGCCCGGCCGAAGGCGCGCTGCTGCAGGCGCGCTGCAGGAACTCTTCTTCGTCGATCTCGCCCGCAGCCAGTTGCCGGCGGCTGCGCCAGATCACGGTGCCGGAGCCGACCAGCTCACCGTTGTGCCAGCCATCGAGCATGGGTCCGCCCGACAGCACGATGGCGGGAATGTCCACGGTGCAGGCCGCCATGATGCCGGCCGGCGTGGTCTTGTCGCAGCCGGTCGTCAGCACCACGGCGTCGATCGGGTAGCCGTAGAGGATTTCGACCAGGCCCAGGTAGGCCAGGTTGCGGTCCAGCGCGGCGGTGGGCCGGCGACAGTTCTCGAAGATCGGATGGACAGGGAACTC
It encodes:
- a CDS encoding IlvD/Edd family dehydratase; this translates as MAKTPSRPFRSRDWFADPQRSDMTALYLERFMNYGLTPEELRSGRPIIGIAQTGSDLSPCNRIHLELARRVRDGIRDAGGIPMEFPVHPIFENCRRPTAALDRNLAYLGLVEILYGYPIDAVVLTTGCDKTTPAGIMAACTVDIPAIVLSGGPMLDGWHNGELVGSGTVIWRSRRQLAAGEIDEEEFLQRACSSAPSAGHCNTMGTASTMNAVAEALGLSLTGCSAIPAPYRERGQMAYETGRRIVEMAYEDLRPSRILTRESFLNALSVVSCAGGSSNAQVHIMAMARHAQVRLEPDDWTTHAYDLPLLLDMQPAGRFLGERFFRAGGVPALMWELMQAGRLHGDCLTVTGRRLADNLAGREASDREVIRPFDQPLLDKAGFLVLRGNLFDFGIMKTSVISERFRARYLSRPGQEGVFEARAVVFEGGEDYHARINDPALGIDEDCILVMRGAGPLGWPGSAEVVNMQPPDALIQRGISALPTLGDGRQSGTSDSPSILNVSPESAAGGGLRWLQSGDLIRVDLNQGRCDALVSPEEITRRQRELPAPPVPPSHSPWEALYREKTGQLDQGATLDFALDFQRIAERTPRHNH